The Saprospiraceae bacterium sequence CCATTGATCGGTGTCCAAACCCAAGTGAGCTTTATACCATTCTTTCATTTTATTGGGGTCTTTGCATTTAAAGAAGATACCACCGATACCTGTTACTTTTTTCATTTTAGTATTGTTTTTAAAGTGATGAGAAATACTGCTTTTTGTTGCATATCCAAGTCCAAATATGGTGACAAACGAGATGAAAAATAGAAATGTTCGCATTCATTTTTAATTTTAACAATGCAAAGATACCAGGCCATTTTAGTATAAAATTGTAAAAAATTAACCCTGAAATGAAATAAAGTTTGGAGAGCTTGCATCAATTTTATTTTTGTCTACAAAATCTGCATATTGTTTAGGTGTAATGTTGGTTGTGGATTTGAATAAATGAATAAAATGTGCCTGATCATAGAAGTTTAAGTCATAAGCTAATTTTGTCAGAGATTGTTGCGGATCTATTGACAATTTACTTAAAGCTTTATTGATAGATAGTAGTTGTAAATATTTAACGGGGCTTATACCTATATGTTTTTGATATGACTTTATTAGCGAGTTTTTAGAAATCGAGATTTTACTGCAAGTATCTTTTACATAAATTTTTTCGTCGCTATGGACTCCAAAAAGATCTAAGGATTTGGTCAAATAAGCTGGAGTATGGTCTGGATTTAGATTTTTTACCAAATAATTTTCAATAAGTGAAATTTTGTCTTTAGCAATAGTAACATTTTGTAATTGATCGATCAAACCCGCAAAAGATGTATCAAAAACCAGATCTGCTTCAATAAAACTGTAAGCAAAGTCGCTTGCGTGATATTTTGTAAATGCTTTTAATCCATTAGGTTTGAAGAGTACACCCATCATTTCGTGTTTGCCAGCACTTTTTGAGATAACCGGTCTTTTTTGGATGCCACAAATCCATGAAGTAGTGTTATTTAAGATATTGTCATACCCGGGAACATGTGAAATGGAATAATTGTCAGAAAAATTGAAAACTAATTCGTGATATAGCAGCGGAATTGTCATGGTTGTGTGCGTCAAATCATCTGCCTGACAATACCAAAATTTATCGATATACTTGCTTAAAAGTCCTGTCGGAATATGTTCAAAATATGTCATTGGTACTTAATCCTTACTGCTTTTGAAAATTTACCTGTGCAAATTTATACATTATTTGATTATGATAGCTTTTTAATATTTGGTGTTTGTTTTGGAAATTTGAGTTACCATTAACATAAGGTAGATCAAAATACCTATCACTGAAGCATACCGACTCGAATTGCACTAATACCGCCAAACTCGGAGATGATGGTCGCAGTTTCTGCCTAATTCGGCAGACAGGTGCAACTGCGATCCTTGGTATTTATGATTTTGTAATTCAATAGCAAAATGATCAGTATACATAGCCGGTTTTTTAGTAATTAGTAGATAAGGCATTAAAAATACTTAAAATAAAGCGTCGCAGTTGCATTTATCTAACCTAACAACGGTAAAATTTATCTGACCTATAACGGTCTGAAACTGCGAAGATCGGTACACTTAACTATTTTTATACATAATTTTAATAATTCTTCACCCCTCTTACAACCTTATCAACAGATTTGTAGTCATACTCATTGGAATTTAATAATCCCAAAATATGATAAGCAATCAAGTCAACTCTATCGACATCAGAATCCAATTGGCCTTCATGTGGACATCGCTGATGTTTTGTTATATCTATTGTGATTATTTTGAACTATATACCCCTGACAAAATATCAGAAATCATTGAGGGTACGAGCATGCTGAACGATCCTTGGAAATTATTTGCAGCTTCGGTGTTACTAGCTATCCCATCTATGATGATCTATCTCTCGATATCACTTCCACCAAAAATAAATAGATTATTGAACATTGGATTTGGCGTATTTTTTGCACTTTTTTTAGCGCTCATATTGACTTCGTTGGATTTTGAATGGTATAAATTCTACATGATGTTTGCAGCGATTGAAATAGTGCTGGCTGCGCTCATTGCGAGAAAAGCTTATCTTTGGCCACAAACAGAATCTTAAACATGGATCAAAGGAGATAATTGACTTACTTAACATATAATAAAGAAGCGTCACCGGAAAGTTAAGAAAATTAATCAAAAATGAGCAGACAGAATATACTGATTATCACTATTTTCTGCATTATCAAATTGACACTTCATTTGATTGCAGATGGTAATTCTGGCTTTCAAGGTGACGAGTTGCTACATATTGAAACAGGAAAGCACTTGGCTTTTGGTTATATGGAGTTTCCACCATTGATTGGGCTTTTTGCATTTATTCAAAATTTATTTGGAAGTAATTCTGTATATGTGCACCATATTTTTTCTCATTTAGCAAGTTTGATAATCATCATCTATGTTGCCAAAATAACCGTAGAGTTGGGTGGTAAAGAAAAGGCCATCATTCTTGTTCTGCTTTCTATCATCATAGCTCCAAGCTTTGGACGTTCCCAGCAACTATTTCAACCCGTTGTATTTAGCCAATTATTTTGGGTACTGGGTTTTTATCAACTGACAAGATTTGTAAAACATCCTGACAACAGAAGTCTTTGGTACTTAACATTACTTGCTGTTTTAGGCATTTCGGTTAAGTATGATGCCGTTTTTTATATATTTGGTTTATCTGCTCTTTTTTTGTTTAAAGAAACCCGACAAGCATTGGTTCAACATCGATTTTGGCAAAAGATCATAGTTGCCCTTGCACTGTTGACACCTAATTTAATTTGGCAATATTCCAACGAATATCCTGTATTTCAAATGTTTAGTCGTCTTTATGAAAAACACTTGGACCAACTTTCTCGTCTGGAAGTTATTCAGGATCTCCTCATTAGTGTCAACCCATTAACAACGCTGATGATAATAATTCCAGCAATCATTTACTCGTTCAGGAAAGAAAATAGAACAAATCTGCCTCTAATAATTGCTATCTCTTTGTCTGCTACTTTATTATCACTGACGAATGGAAAATCCTATTACTTCTATCCTATTATTTTGACAATTTTACCATTTGGTGCATTGTTTTGGGAAGAGCTGATCATTCAAAAAAGAAAATGGTTGATGTATCCTGTTTTTGCCTTGATCTTTATGGGTGTAATATTGATACCTTTCGGGATGCCAGTTTATTCATTTGACGATTATTTAAAATACGTTTACAAATTTGAAAAAAAAGACATAGAAGGCGGAAAGTATGGAATAAAATATGATGAATATTATACCAAAGAAAAATGGAAAGAAACAATGCAATTATTAAAAACTGTGCATGATAGTTTACCAATCAAAGAAAAAGAAAAAACACTTATTTGGGGCAAACATTATGGGCAAGCAGGAGCAGTAAATCTGATTGGCAGAGAATACAATTTGCCAAAAGCATTTTCTTATCACGGGAGTTTTTACAGATGGGCACCAAGAGGAGAAGAGATGCCCAGGACAATTATCGCATTAAGCTATAGAGTAGGAGACTTCTTTTTACCTTATTTTGAAGAAGTAACCCTGGTCAGAGAAATTTACAATCCATACTCTGAAAACGAAGAAGAACTGTATCAAAGAATATACATTTGTAAAAATCCTAAACAAAATTTTGACCAAATGAAGGAATTATTTAAACATAGAATTTTCGAATAAATATAGACACAATCATAGTAACATGAATCAAAGGAAACAATGGACACATCTGGTAGGTTTATGCTATCTCATTATCGTAATTTCTGGTATCATCACTCTGATGTACATTCCCAATGAACTCATAGCCTGGAAAGATCCACAATTGACCTATCAAAATATTTCGAATAATTTGTCTTTGTTTCGTATTGGTGTTTTCACAAGCATTATTTGCTACTTAGCCTACATTGCTCTGCCTTTGATATTATACAAGCTATTGTCACCTGTCCATAAAACTTTTGCTGCAGTAATGGTTATTTTAGTCCTGGTAAGCATACCCATTACTTTTTCAAATTTAGCAAACAAACTTGATATCATTTCTTTATTGACCAACCCAACACTTTCAAATTTATATACTGAAAATGAGAAAATGAATTTGACTTTCTCCTTGCTTCATAAATATGAAAATGGCATTTCTATGGCTTCGATTTTTTGGGGATTGTGGTTGTTTCCATTTGGCTGGCTGGTGTATCATAGTGGCTTTTTACCAAAGGTGTTGGGTGTCCTTTTAATGCTGGGATGTTTTGGTTATTGTGTCAATATATTTGGAGATTTATTGATAGCTGATTATGGTAAACTTGGCATTGCAAGCTTTGTTTCCATGCCTGCATCACTGGGTGAAATAGGAACTTGTCTGTGGTTATTGATTATGGGAGATAAAAAGGGAATAAACCTATCAAAAACATAAAGAAGTTGCATATTTGCAGGGTCAAATAAAACATACTTATGATGAGAAGATTATTGTACTTAGCGGTGTTTTTTATACTTATTATTGGCTGTAAGTCGTCGGACAAAAGTACGGATGTATTGCGAAAAGAAATACAACAAATAATTTCTGACAAGAAAGCCACTGTCGGTATATCCATTATTGGAAATGATGGCAAAGACACCATATCATTTAATGGAAATAAGCATTGTCCGCTACAAAGTGTGTTTAAGTTTCACATTGCATTGGCTGTTTTAGCTGAAATTGACAAAGGAAAGTTTACGTTAGACCATAAAGTGGAAGTCAAAAAAGATGAAATGTTACCTGATTTGTATAGTCCACTGAGAGATGAGCACCCTGATGGCGGCAGTTTTACGATTGCGAAGCTGATACAATATTCAGTTTCACAAAGTGATAACGTGGCATGTGATGTACTTATACGACTCATAGGAACAGCTAAAACAGTGGAAGAATACATTAAGAAACAGAATATTCCAGACATTGCTATTAATGTGAACGAAGAAGTCATGCAAGCCAAATGGGAGAATATGTTTCTAAACTGGATCACACCAAAAGCATCAAGTGAAGTGTTAAAGTTGTTCTATGAAAATAAGAACCAATTGCTATCCAAGACAAGTTATGACTTTCTATGGCAAACCATGAAGGAAACTTCTACAGGTGCAGACAGATTAAAAAGCGCATTGCCACAAAATACAGTAGTAGCGCACAAGACTGGCACTTCGGGCACAAATGCAGAAGGCCTTACACCTGCCACTAATGATATTGGTATTGTATTTTTGCCCAATGGTGATCACTTTATGATAAGCGTGTTGGTGACTGATTCTATGGAGAGTGAAGAAACCAATGCTAAAATCATAGCAGATATAGCGAAAGTGACTTATGATTTTTATAATGGCATAAAATAGTATTATTTGTTTATCCTTTAAAAAGCAGATTTTAAATCTCATATTGTCTAAAAAATAGGTTTAAAAAAATCTATTTACATCTAATGAAATAGGAGAATTCAATATTAAGTAACAAAGGTTAATTATTATAAATTTCCATTTGAAATTTGCAAAAAAAATAAATGATTTTATTCTTAGGGTAAATTTTTAAATCAAAAAATATGAAAGTCAATTTAGAACAAGAAATTTTAGACTTAAAAAAGTCTTACCATAGATTTAAGAATGTCTCTTTAGGTATTTTCTTAATTATCAACATAGGAATACTATCCCTTTCATTCTCCGAAATCAAGAGATTTGATATCATCAGAGCAAAAGGCATTGTGATTGAAGATGTCAAGGGAAAAGATAGAATACTTATTGGAGCACCGATACCACATTCAAAAGATAGAGTCAGAACAGATACAGCGAAAGTAAGAAAACATTGGGCAAGTCAGTTTGACAATCCTGACCAATACATGGGTTGGTATAGAAAGTATAAAAATTCTGCAAATGGCATCGTATTTATGAATGATAAGGGTTTTGATGAAGTCCTTGTCGGGGAAGAATTGGCAGATGCAAATGTAGGAGTCCGGATGTATAAAATTTCCGGGCTACTTGTCAATAACCAAGAAGGTTGGGAACGCATAGGAGCAGGGGTAAATACGCTTGAAAATGGTAAAACAAGACAAGGCTTTGGTGTTGATGATGAATCTGGCGAAGCTATACATATGATTACTTTTGAAGATGGCAGTAAAGCAATCATTTTAGGTGATGAGCATGGTAGTCTTCGCATAGGTATGGCTAAAAAACCAGGAGAGCTCTTGCAGAACAAGGAATCCTTCACAGGAATTAAGTATTTTAACACAGAAGGCAAACTGATTTGGGAGCAAAAAATAAATCAATAAACATAAATACCGTACTAATAAGAATTTTGCTGAATCAAGGATGTAGATCGTAAAAGGTAATTAAGTACAAATAATGAATAAACCAACTTATATCAAAATCCTTGTAGGCATCACATCATTGGCCTTAATTTTTCATATGCTGATATTGCTAAAAATCATCCCTTACGACATCACTTGGGGTGGAAGATTAAAGACAGACCAGGAGATGTATGTTTTTGAAGCATTTTCGATTCTTGTCAATTCTTTCTTCATTTACATTCTTTTACAGAAAGGAAGTTATGTTAAAAACTTCTTCAGTGAAAGGACTATCACCATTATATTGTGGATGTTTTTTGGGATATTTTGCCTAAACCGAGATTTTGAAGTTGGATTCGTTGCGAAAGCTGAAATGCCAATAAAGATTGGTACTCTCGGAGTATTTTTCCCGCAAACATAGCAGAGCTATGGTGAAGACAAAAATATGAGAAAGTGCCAATCTTTGCAGGCATTTCTGCTTGTAGTAGAGATTCAACTGCAAATTCTCGGTTAAATACCATAGGTAATTTTATTGCGAAAACAGCATTTGAAAAGACATTTGTTGTCATTACATTGATAATTGCTTACTATTGTGGAAGATTAACGGATGATATTGGTTTTAAAATTATATTTGCATCAATCTGAAGAAGAAAAATAGCTCATCAGCAAGTAATTAAAAATAAAATGTAGAAATATGAAATCATTAGAACAATACTCCATCCTTAAGTTAGCACTCATCGCCATCTTTGCCATGCACTCCATCCCAAGCATATATACAGGCGATGTATATGGCTTTGGTAAAATGTATCTCGATACGCAGGGTTTTGCGCCCTTTGGTATCTATCTGGCATGGATGATCAAGCTATCGCATATAGGTCTTATCTTCAGTATTTTGACAGATAGATTTTTGAAAGTCATGGGATGGATTACTATTGCAGTGCTTGTAGTAGGTATCATTATGGTACATTGGCCTGATGGCTGGTTTGTAGTTGGCGGCGGTCGAAATGGTATTGAGTTTAATGTGTTACTTATTGCTTGTTTACTAACGTTGATGTATCCGGAATGGCAATTTTTCAAGACAAATCAAAACTGAGTGATATACATTAGACATGATAAAATCAACTTGTGCCATAATCACCCGAAACTCACAATTTCTGTTTGTTTGCAGATAAATGCAACTGCAATACAATATTTTATGAACCAACCTATTGCCTGGCAGGTTTAGAATTCATTAGCTGGATGATGATAAGATATCAATGTGATTATGATAGTGATATAAAATCACTTTGTTGGTGCTCTGCATCCAAAGTTGTATTTGTCAAAGCATCATTCCAAAATCGATCTTTTATTTGTAGGGGTTTTTCGAAATAGAATGATAAAACTAAATACTTTTGTAGGAATTTAAGACCTTAATCCAAAAAATGCAAAATTTACTTTTTGATTATATCTCCACATACATAACTCTCACTGATGAGGAGAAAAATGCACTTACAGCTTTAGACTTATTTCATTTGTTCAAAAAGGGCGAGATATTGCTGAGAGAAGGTCAAATAACAGATAGAAGTTTTTTTGTATTAAAAGGCTGTATTAGAGTGTACTACATAATAGATGGTGAAGAAAAAACAACGGCCTTTTACACAGAAATGGAAGGCTTTAATCCACCTTGCGTACTTACAAAGACTCCATCAGAATATTATGTTTCTTGCTTGGAAGATTCATTATTGGTAATTGCAAATGAAAAAATGGGAATGGAAATGAATCAGAAGTTCCCAAAATTTGATACTATGTGCAAAAAAGTTTCAGAAGAATTATTGGCAAAGCAACAAATCAACTTTGACGAGTTCAAAACATCTTCCCCGGAACAACGATATCTAAATTTAGTTGAAAAAAGACCTGATCTCATACAAAGAGTTCCTCAACATCAAATAGCAAGTTATCTGGGTATCAAACCTCAGTCATTGAGTAGAATGAGAGCAAGGATAGTTGACAAAAGTAAGAAGTAAATATATCTTTAAAGTGGTTATAAAAATTGCATTTTCTATAGCAAAAAACGTCAGTTATTAGAACATCCTTTTATTAACTTAAGTGAACGTTAGGTACTAAACCGGGCCTTTACCTTTGCACCATTATATAATCATAAAAAATTGTAAAAAATGCAAAAGAAATTTTTAATGGTGAATCTTATTCTGATGATGACTAGTACTCTCCACATCAAAGCTCAGTATTATGGAAATGAAAGCGAATACAAAAAATATTTCGTAGGTACTTCACTATTTGTCATAATTGGTAATATAGCCGACGGCGGAAATCCTCCCAATTTTGTCCAACTCGATTTAGGTTATAGGCTTACTGGAAAAGATGTAATCAGATTTTCGCCAAAAACCTGGAAATATGCATGGCCCAACGGCATTCATCCATTTCTTAATGATGCTTATGGAAAGCCAGAAGAAAAGTTTCCTGGGTACGTACGTGAGTATGGTGTGACGGTCTCTTATCAACGATTTGTGTGGAAAGGATTATATACACAATTAGATGTAATGCCTACGCATCAAGTTTTTGTAAATGATAATAAAAAGAAAATAGATAATGGTTTCCAAATTTTTAATTCATACCGTGTGGGTTATCACATTAAGCTCTTTCATGATAGATTTTTCTTTCAACCATCGATCTGTGTGACACATCGTGCATATCATACCCAATTACCTGATGGCTTTAAACAGTTGGATGATAAATGGTCAAAATTTATCTTTCCGGAGCCTGGCTTAAATATAGGATATAACTTTTGAATTGCATGCAGTTTCACTTAAATAAAAGCTCAATAAATTGAATAGAATCCCGATGATCGTAGCACGTACGATCGTCGCTGTTTCTGCCTACTGGCAGATAAATGCAACTAAAAAGTCTATCTTTGCGTCCTTGATCAAAACATGTTAGATGGATAATTCCTTCAATCATTATATTCTTGGGGTATTTGTTTCGCTTTTTTTAGCTGTTTTGCTCTTTACGAAAAAGGGTAAAAGTACTGCCGATATTATTTTAGGTATTTGGTTGCTTGTGATTGGGTTTCATATCTGGATGTTTTCTGGATTTATCAATAATCAGATCGACAAATATCCGCATCTGTTGGGAATATCATTGATAATGCCTTTTTTACATGGCCCTTTACTCTTTTATTATATTGTAACACTTACGAAACCACAAGATTTAAATTTAAAGTTGTTTTTGACTCATGCTGCTCTTCCTGTTTTTATCTTAATTTTGGATCTTCCATTCTTTATGTTAGAAAGCGAAGCAAAGATTTTTGTTTTTAAAAATAGTGGAAAAGGCTTTGAAAATGCCGTATTGATATCGCAAATTCTATTGAGCATCTCTGGATTAATTTACTTGTTTTTGAATTTCAAATTGCTCAATGAGCATAAAAAAAGGGTTTTGGCTCAGTTTTCCAATCAAGAAAATATAAATCTCAACTGGTTGCGTATTTTGATTTATATGATGGCTGTCATTTGGATATTTATCATTTTCAGTGAAAGCGACCCGTGGATTTTCTCCTTATCCAGCATTTATGTTGTTGTGCTTGGTTATTTTGGAATTAATCAAGTGGGTATATTTACTAATAATTCTGTTGCTCTGGAATCTGTGAACAATTCTGAAGTAATAGAAGATATTGAACCTACAGAAGAAAAGAAAAAGTATGCTAAATCAGGATTAACCGAGGACGCTGCTTTTTCATTACATGAAAACTTAAAAAGCCTAATGCAGGAGAAGCAACTTTTTCAAGAAGCAGAATTGACTTTGGTCGAATTGTCCAATTATTTAAATGTTCATCCCAACTACCTATCACAAGTGATTAACGAAAAAGAAGAGGTCAATTTTTATGATTACATCAATGGACTCAGGGTGGAAGAATTTAAAAGATTATTACTATTACCTGAAAATCAAAAATATACAATCATAGCTTTGGCTTATGAATGTGGGTTTAATTCTAAATCAGCCTTCAATCGTATCTTCAAAAAACATACTAACCTATCTCCCACTGAGTATATGAAAGAACAAGGAATCAAAAACATAAAAGACTTGTAATCATTTTTTCAAAGAATTTGACCTTTTATTTTTAAAAGCATTAAATTATTTTAAGCAGTTGATAATCAGCTGTATAAAGTCACTATCTTATAAGTTGGGCCCATCAGTTTGCTTTTATAGAGTGCCAACTTACAAGGAAAAGCTTTAGTTGTCTCCATCTATATCACCTTTGCAGAAAATATTAATTTTGCATGAAAAAGGTAGTTTGGATATTCATCGTACTTCTTGCTTTATTAGTTGGAGTAGTTACTTCAATGTATTTATTTTACGGTGTCTCTGAAGGGTTTTTAGAACTCAAATCTAAAGAAGTCATAGGAAGTAATACGTGGTGGGGTTTTCTTTATACCCATATTGCCACAGGTTCTCTCGCTGTCTTAATTGGCTGGATGCAATTTAGTAAAAAGATGCAAACCAGATATACACAATGGCACCGTACGATAGGTAAAGTATACGTAGTAGCTGCATTACTCTGTGCTATTTCAGGCCTTTATATAGGCTTTTATGCCACAGGTGGCTGGGTAGCTGCAAGTGGGTTTATCTCTGTTGCTATTGTCTACTTTTATACTACATTACAGGGTTATCTGACCATAAGAAATAAACAGATTGTTGCCCACCAAAATATGATGACTTATAGTTATGCGGCATGTTTAGCAGCAGTCACATTAAGAATATATATACCACTTTCATTTGCTTTGGAAATTGAATATATTTTAGCTTATTCTATCATTGCGTGGATGTCTTGGCTACCAAATCTAGGTATTGCATGGTGGGTCAATCAAAATAGGTCAAAAAATACAAGTCAAATGCAATTTGCCTAATTGTCATAATGATGAACACTTTTATAATCAGAAATAATTTTTTTTAATTTAAATATTTTATATGTACAAAAACGTAATTTTATTTTTTGCTTTTTATTCTTTGCTCATGTCTTCTTGCACAGATGATCGTGATATCAAAGACAGTGGTAATTTAGTACCAAAAACAGTAGTAGAAGACCCTAGTCTACCTACAATCAACATCAATGGAGCAAAACTTCATGCTCAAGCTTTTGGTCATAAAGATAGCACCATAATAGTTATACTTCATGGAGGTCCAGGTGGTGATTTTAAGTATATGCTCAATTGTAAAAGCTTGGCAGATAAAGGATATCGTGTAGTTTTTTATGATCAGATTGGATCTGGATTATCTCAAAGATTTCCTTATGAATATTATACCAAATTTGAGGCTGAAGCACTTAACAAAGTCTATTATGATGAACTCAGAGGTGTAATAAATTTTTACAAACAAAATGCAAAACAGAAAGTAGTAATCTTAGGCGACTCATGGGGAGGAATAATGGCTGTAGGCTACGCTGGCAAATATCCTAATGAAATTGACGGTCTGATAGTAGGTGAACCAGGTGGCTTAAAATGGGCAGATATTGAAACCTATGTTAAAAATTCAATAGCATTTAAATTTTTTGGAGAAACATTAAATGATATAACATTTAAGGATCAGATTGTTTCAGGGAAAGAAAATCAGCATGAAATCTTGGATTATCAATGGGGCTTAACTTCTGCCAAAAATGACATAGTGGGCGAGAGAACTCCGGATATTGGTAATAATACGGTGTTTTACAAAAATACCAGGGCTGGTGCTGTAGTTTACTCTGCTATATTAGCTAATGGAGAAAAATACCAGGTTGATTTTTCTGCGGGGATAGAGCAATACAAGAAAAAAACATTATACATCTATAGCAGTGAAAATAAATCACATACGGATTCATGGGCTCAAAAAATATCTTCTGGTATCCCCAACAAAGAACTCTTCAAAGTTCAAGGTGTGGGCCACTCTGGCTTTTTTGACCAAAGAAATACCTGGATCACCATTACAGAACCAAAAGTACTTCAATTTCTGAAATCAATATAAACCAAAATTCCTAAATGCTAAAAAAAATAAAATATGAAACAATCAAAATATATCCTCCTTGTGTTAAGCCTATTTATTTTATCAAATGCTCTTAGAGCTCAAAGCATAAACTGGAATAATATAGAAACCACCAAACATATTGCCCATGCAAGTTTTGGTTTAGATTATTCTGTGGCTTATAGTCTTGGCTATGCCTACAAACTTGATAGTAAAATACCCATCTTTGTGAATGCTAATTTTTCAAAGCCTGCAGGTGAGACTATTATCGATGATTTTAAAACTAAAATTGGTGCTCAAGTTTTACTTTTAAATCAAAATTCTTTCAAAGCTGCTATCATATTCAATGGCATATACCGAAAATATGAAAATGATTTCGTGCGCCTTCAAAATTTTGGCTCTGAGTTAAAGGGCAATATTGGATATTATAAAAAGAGCTGGTTTATTGCTGCAGACGTTGGCTTTGATAAGGCCATTGTGACCCACTTTAAGCATAGTGACAAATTCAAGAAAGATGTCTATGCCGAAGTAAAAGATGGCTGGTACGAACCTGCTACTGGAGGCAATTTTAACTATGGTGGTCAAGCTGGTTTTTCGATTAGCAAATTTGATTTGACACTTTCTATTGGCAAAGTGATCGCTCAAGATTTTAAATCGGAGCCTGAGTTGCCATTTTATCTTAGTTTGGGTTTAAATGTGCGATTTTAATTTCAATTTCAAAGCCTAAATGGGGTATTTCAAGAATTTTTCCCTTGTCCTTTGGGCAGGAGGGAAAGTTTAATAAAATCATTAATGATCAATTCCATGAATTCAAAAATAAAAAAAATAAACAGTATAGTCAGCCATATTAGCTTATTATGGGTCGCTTTAATTTTTGCAAATCCCTATATTATATTGGATATAGCCAAAAATTAAATGATAAGCCTGTTATGGTGATTGAACAAT is a genomic window containing:
- a CDS encoding AraC family transcriptional regulator encodes the protein MGISLIMPFLHGPLLFYYIVTLTKPQDLNLKLFLTHAALPVFILILDLPFFMLESEAKIFVFKNSGKGFENAVLISQILLSISGLIYLFLNFKLLNEHKKRVLAQFSNQENINLNWLRILIYMMAVIWIFIIFSESDPWIFSLSSIYVVVLGYFGINQVGIFTNNSVALESVNNSEVIEDIEPTEEKKKYAKSGLTEDAAFSLHENLKSLMQEKQLFQEAELTLVELSNYLNVHPNYLSQVINEKEEVNFYDYINGLRVEEFKRLLLLPENQKYTIIALAYECGFNSKSAFNRIFKKHTNLSPTEYMKEQGIKNIKDL
- a CDS encoding Crp/Fnr family transcriptional regulator; this translates as MQNLLFDYISTYITLTDEEKNALTALDLFHLFKKGEILLREGQITDRSFFVLKGCIRVYYIIDGEEKTTAFYTEMEGFNPPCVLTKTPSEYYVSCLEDSLLVIANEKMGMEMNQKFPKFDTMCKKVSEELLAKQQINFDEFKTSSPEQRYLNLVEKRPDLIQRVPQHQIASYLGIKPQSLSRMRARIVDKSKK
- a CDS encoding helix-turn-helix transcriptional regulator, with product MTYFEHIPTGLLSKYIDKFWYCQADDLTHTTMTIPLLYHELVFNFSDNYSISHVPGYDNILNNTTSWICGIQKRPVISKSAGKHEMMGVLFKPNGLKAFTKYHASDFAYSFIEADLVFDTSFAGLIDQLQNVTIAKDKISLIENYLVKNLNPDHTPAYLTKSLDLFGVHSDEKIYVKDTCSKISISKNSLIKSYQKHIGISPVKYLQLLSINKALSKLSIDPQQSLTKLAYDLNFYDQAHFIHLFKSTTNITPKQYADFVDKNKIDASSPNFISFQG
- a CDS encoding glycosyltransferase family 39 protein → MSRQNILIITIFCIIKLTLHLIADGNSGFQGDELLHIETGKHLAFGYMEFPPLIGLFAFIQNLFGSNSVYVHHIFSHLASLIIIIYVAKITVELGGKEKAIILVLLSIIIAPSFGRSQQLFQPVVFSQLFWVLGFYQLTRFVKHPDNRSLWYLTLLAVLGISVKYDAVFYIFGLSALFLFKETRQALVQHRFWQKIIVALALLTPNLIWQYSNEYPVFQMFSRLYEKHLDQLSRLEVIQDLLISVNPLTTLMIIIPAIIYSFRKENRTNLPLIIAISLSATLLSLTNGKSYYFYPIILTILPFGALFWEELIIQKRKWLMYPVFALIFMGVILIPFGMPVYSFDDYLKYVYKFEKKDIEGGKYGIKYDEYYTKEKWKETMQLLKTVHDSLPIKEKEKTLIWGKHYGQAGAVNLIGREYNLPKAFSYHGSFYRWAPRGEEMPRTIIALSYRVGDFFLPYFEEVTLVREIYNPYSENEEELYQRIYICKNPKQNFDQMKELFKHRIFE
- the bla gene encoding class A beta-lactamase, subclass A2 codes for the protein MRRLLYLAVFFILIIGCKSSDKSTDVLRKEIQQIISDKKATVGISIIGNDGKDTISFNGNKHCPLQSVFKFHIALAVLAEIDKGKFTLDHKVEVKKDEMLPDLYSPLRDEHPDGGSFTIAKLIQYSVSQSDNVACDVLIRLIGTAKTVEEYIKKQNIPDIAINVNEEVMQAKWENMFLNWITPKASSEVLKLFYENKNQLLSKTSYDFLWQTMKETSTGADRLKSALPQNTVVAHKTGTSGTNAEGLTPATNDIGIVFLPNGDHFMISVLVTDSMESEETNAKIIADIAKVTYDFYNGIK
- a CDS encoding DUF4386 domain-containing protein — its product is MNQRKQWTHLVGLCYLIIVISGIITLMYIPNELIAWKDPQLTYQNISNNLSLFRIGVFTSIICYLAYIALPLILYKLLSPVHKTFAAVMVILVLVSIPITFSNLANKLDIISLLTNPTLSNLYTENEKMNLTFSLLHKYENGISMASIFWGLWLFPFGWLVYHSGFLPKVLGVLLMLGCFGYCVNIFGDLLIADYGKLGIASFVSMPASLGEIGTCLWLLIMGDKKGINLSKT
- a CDS encoding DUF2306 domain-containing protein produces the protein MKKVVWIFIVLLALLVGVVTSMYLFYGVSEGFLELKSKEVIGSNTWWGFLYTHIATGSLAVLIGWMQFSKKMQTRYTQWHRTIGKVYVVAALLCAISGLYIGFYATGGWVAASGFISVAIVYFYTTLQGYLTIRNKQIVAHQNMMTYSYAACLAAVTLRIYIPLSFALEIEYILAYSIIAWMSWLPNLGIAWWVNQNRSKNTSQMQFA
- a CDS encoding DoxX family protein: MKSLEQYSILKLALIAIFAMHSIPSIYTGDVYGFGKMYLDTQGFAPFGIYLAWMIKLSHIGLIFSILTDRFLKVMGWITIAVLVVGIIMVHWPDGWFVVGGGRNGIEFNVLLIACLLTLMYPEWQFFKTNQN